From the genome of Cytobacillus firmus, one region includes:
- the ezrA gene encoding septation ring formation regulator EzrA, whose protein sequence is MEYIIGAIVILLCLYLTGYFFKKKHYKEIDRLETWKMDITDRPVLDEMSRVKKLNMTGQTEELFERWRNEWDEIVTSQLPDVEELLFDAEESIDKYRFKNSKEIQQRIEKRLTEIEENIKNLLAELNELVGSEEKNRAEIEELKEMYRQCKKSLLAHRHTFGKSEKILEEQLDEALAKFEEFDDKTEKGNYLEAREILLIIKALIEDSQAKMEAIPSLMVDCQSKIPSELEELRDGYKEMLEQGYLLDHLQIDKEIERLEEQVNVYAGSIDQAQIEEVQTGVEEIKDNIEHLYDLLEKEVHARHYLSQQDEATRTMLYNNRDMNNKLKTEIAAVRNSYHVPEKDLEIQIHLEKKISQLFKKFEVLEHKINSQNTPHTLLREELAEVKEHIEEISDEQTAFAEKLQALRKDEMSAREKVKELSKKVAETIRLISKNNVPGVSQEYKYLIQDAKESIDNVLAKLDEKPLNIPSVQQYLEVAVLTVDKAADSVGDMIETILLAEKVIQYGNRYRSRYPSIDNGLREAEASFRSYEYKKALEQAASSIEEVEPGAIKRIEELITEQ, encoded by the coding sequence ATGGAATACATAATTGGAGCTATAGTCATTCTTTTATGCCTATATCTCACCGGATATTTTTTTAAGAAAAAACATTACAAAGAAATTGACAGGCTGGAAACATGGAAGATGGACATAACGGACCGCCCAGTTCTAGATGAAATGTCTAGAGTGAAAAAGCTGAATATGACGGGGCAGACAGAGGAATTATTCGAACGCTGGAGAAATGAATGGGATGAAATAGTTACATCGCAGCTTCCAGATGTGGAAGAATTGTTATTTGATGCTGAAGAGAGCATAGATAAATACCGTTTTAAAAATTCCAAGGAAATTCAGCAGAGAATAGAAAAAAGGTTAACTGAGATAGAAGAAAACATCAAAAACCTGCTTGCTGAATTGAATGAACTGGTAGGCAGTGAAGAGAAAAATAGAGCGGAAATTGAAGAATTGAAAGAAATGTACCGCCAATGCAAAAAGTCTCTCCTTGCACACCGCCATACATTCGGCAAATCTGAAAAAATTCTTGAAGAACAGCTTGATGAAGCATTGGCCAAATTTGAAGAATTCGATGACAAAACCGAAAAGGGCAATTACCTTGAAGCACGTGAAATCCTTCTTATAATCAAAGCGCTGATTGAGGATTCTCAAGCCAAAATGGAAGCTATACCAAGTTTGATGGTTGACTGTCAATCCAAGATCCCTTCCGAGCTGGAAGAGCTGAGAGACGGATACAAGGAAATGCTGGAGCAGGGATATCTGCTTGATCACCTGCAAATAGATAAAGAAATTGAAAGGCTTGAAGAACAAGTAAATGTATATGCAGGCTCCATTGATCAGGCACAAATCGAAGAAGTTCAAACAGGAGTCGAAGAGATTAAAGATAATATTGAACATCTGTACGATCTGCTCGAAAAGGAAGTACATGCCAGACATTACTTAAGCCAGCAGGATGAGGCAACAAGAACCATGCTTTATAATAACCGTGATATGAACAATAAGCTAAAGACAGAGATAGCGGCTGTCCGGAATAGCTATCATGTTCCAGAAAAGGATCTTGAAATTCAAATCCACCTGGAGAAAAAAATAAGCCAGCTGTTCAAAAAATTCGAAGTGCTGGAGCATAAGATTAACAGCCAAAATACTCCCCATACACTTCTGAGAGAAGAGCTGGCGGAAGTCAAGGAACACATTGAGGAGATTTCAGATGAGCAGACAGCCTTTGCCGAAAAGCTTCAGGCCTTACGAAAAGACGAAATGTCTGCAAGGGAAAAAGTAAAAGAATTAAGCAAGAAAGTGGCAGAAACAATAAGGCTTATCTCTAAAAACAACGTGCCTGGAGTTTCACAGGAATATAAATATTTGATCCAGGATGCGAAAGAAAGCATAGATAATGTGCTGGCTAAGCTCGATGAAAAACCATTGAATATTCCTTCGGTCCAGCAATATCTTGAAGTTGCGGTGCTGACTGTTGATAAGGCTGCTGATTCTGTGGGAGATATGATTGAGACGATTCTTCTAGCTGAGAAAGTCATCCAATATGGCAACCGATACAGAAGCAGATATCCATCTATTGATAATGGATTAAGGGAAGCAGAGGCTTCATTCAGAAGTTATGAATATAAAAAAGCATTGGAGCAGGCTGCCTCCTCAATTGAAGAAGTCGAGCCGGGTGCGATCAAGAGAATTGAAGAATTAATAACTGAACAATAA
- the hisJ gene encoding histidinol-phosphatase HisJ, with amino-acid sequence MLKDGHIHTPYCPHGTKDSLEDYVEKAISLGFKEISFTEHAPLPDGFEDPAPARDSAMRKENLENYFTDISRIKADYHGKIRINAGLEVDYIEGFEREITEFLDKNGKYMDDSILSVHFLKHGSRYECVDYSPDVFAKMIEEYGSIDAVYMNYFRTLLLSIKADLGPFKPKRIGHITLVKKFQKKYPADREFREEINQILDEVHTHGYELDYNGAGFAKPLCKDSYPPDWAAAAAAQKGITLVYGSDSHQAKEMGQGLDRMKHL; translated from the coding sequence ATGTTAAAAGACGGCCATATCCACACACCCTATTGCCCGCACGGGACAAAAGATTCATTGGAAGATTATGTTGAAAAAGCAATAAGTCTGGGTTTTAAGGAGATTTCTTTTACCGAACATGCTCCGCTCCCTGATGGCTTTGAGGACCCGGCACCTGCCCGGGACAGTGCGATGCGCAAGGAGAATCTTGAAAATTATTTTACTGATATTTCAAGAATAAAAGCAGATTACCACGGAAAAATCAGGATTAATGCGGGGCTTGAAGTGGATTACATTGAAGGCTTTGAACGGGAGATTACAGAATTCCTCGATAAAAATGGAAAATACATGGATGATTCTATTTTATCTGTACATTTTCTAAAACATGGCAGCCGCTACGAATGCGTGGACTACAGCCCGGATGTTTTTGCAAAGATGATCGAAGAATATGGTTCTATTGATGCAGTTTATATGAATTATTTCCGCACCCTGCTTTTATCTATAAAAGCAGATTTGGGACCGTTTAAACCAAAAAGAATTGGGCATATCACCCTGGTGAAAAAATTTCAAAAAAAATATCCCGCTGATCGGGAATTTAGAGAGGAAATAAACCAAATACTTGATGAGGTTCATACTCATGGCTATGAACTCGACTATAATGGAGCCGGTTTCGCCAAGCCTTTATGCAAGGATTCCTATCCTCCGGACTGGGCTGCTGCAGCAGCGGCCCAAAAAGGCATTACACTGGTATATGGATCCGATTCTCATCAGGCAAAGGAAATGGGTCAGGGCCTTGATAGAATGAAACACCTTTAG
- the refZ gene encoding forespore capture DNA-binding protein RefZ — MKKNSKEAIVSAAISLFNTKGFSGTSIRDIAGKAQTNPANIAYYFDNKHGLLEYCFTAFFEGYIQEIEKGFSFLEQGAALSLKKMAQNIMVYQFEHSHLTRLILREISIDSQVVREIMSTYLAKEKFYFGRVLERGMKTKEFRNHSANYMIIQLKGLLSMPFLNTHYMAEVLHVFPHEKYFADKYTKEIFNWVDGVLCNHAGKSYAAVL; from the coding sequence TTGAAGAAAAATTCAAAAGAGGCAATTGTGTCTGCCGCTATCTCCTTATTTAATACGAAGGGTTTTTCTGGGACTTCCATCCGTGATATTGCAGGCAAAGCTCAGACGAATCCAGCGAATATCGCATACTATTTCGATAACAAACACGGGCTGCTTGAATATTGCTTTACTGCTTTTTTCGAAGGGTATATTCAGGAGATAGAGAAGGGGTTTTCATTTCTTGAGCAGGGGGCGGCTCTGAGCCTGAAAAAAATGGCGCAAAACATCATGGTTTATCAATTTGAGCATAGCCATTTAACAAGATTGATACTCAGGGAAATTTCAATAGATTCACAGGTGGTAAGAGAAATCATGTCCACTTATTTAGCAAAGGAAAAGTTTTATTTTGGCAGGGTGCTCGAAAGGGGCATGAAAACAAAAGAGTTCCGTAACCATTCAGCCAATTATATGATTATCCAGCTGAAAGGACTCCTGTCCATGCCATTTCTGAACACACATTATATGGCTGAAGTTCTGCATGTATTTCCTCATGAAAAATATTTCGCGGACAAATATACGAAAGAGATCTTCAACTGGGTTGATGGAGTCCTGTGCAATCATGCCGGAAAATCATATGCTGCTGTACTCTAA
- a CDS encoding GAF domain-containing protein, with protein MFSVESYKGTREENYQLLIKQLSALLEGETNSIANLSNASALLNQFLERTNWVGFYLMEEGELVLGPFQGLPACVRIPLGKGVCGTAAKQLETVRVEDVHQFPGHIACDAASQSEIVIPLIKDGKLLGVLDIDSPEKNRFDELDQKYLEQFSEVLVSFL; from the coding sequence ATGTTTAGTGTCGAATCATACAAGGGAACCCGTGAAGAAAATTATCAATTATTGATTAAACAGCTCTCCGCTCTTCTTGAAGGGGAAACGAACAGCATTGCCAATTTAAGCAACGCATCAGCACTTCTTAATCAATTTCTGGAACGTACAAACTGGGTAGGGTTTTATCTGATGGAAGAAGGCGAGCTTGTTCTCGGGCCATTTCAGGGTCTGCCTGCATGTGTAAGAATCCCCCTTGGCAAGGGAGTGTGCGGAACAGCCGCGAAGCAATTGGAAACTGTCCGTGTTGAAGATGTCCATCAATTCCCTGGACATATCGCCTGTGACGCTGCTTCACAGTCCGAAATCGTTATTCCGCTTATTAAAGATGGCAAGCTTCTCGGTGTGCTGGATATTGATTCCCCGGAAAAAAACCGTTTTGATGAACTTGACCAAAAATACCTGGAACAATTCTCAGAGGTACTTGTATCCTTCCTGTAA
- the megL gene encoding methionine gamma-lyase, which translates to MDRNHRFNFETQVIHEGYDAESFKGSLAPPIFQTSTFTFETAQQGEKRFAGEEEGYIYSRLGNPTVKMLEERMAALEKGEAALAFGSGMAAVSAVLFALTKTGDHILCSQGVYGCTFGLLEMMEEKYKISHDYSAMESKQQLLDQIKPETVCIYVETPINPTMKLVDLKMVAEVGREKGIPVVVDNTFCSPYLQNPIELGCDIVIHSATKYIGGHGDVIAGLVVGSKEFLDEVRMTTQKDIGGIISPFDAWLLLRGLKTLAVRLDRHCDNAEQLASYLLAHPKVEKVYFPGDSSNTDFDIAQKQMRKPGGMISFTLKGDKETAQEFMNRLNLIKIAVSLGDAETLIQHPATMTHAVVPKEFREKMGIEDTLLRLSVGLESWEDIRDDLSQALEEV; encoded by the coding sequence ATGGATAGAAATCATCGGTTTAACTTCGAGACGCAGGTCATCCATGAAGGATACGATGCAGAAAGCTTCAAGGGAAGCCTGGCGCCGCCTATTTTTCAGACGTCAACTTTTACTTTTGAGACTGCACAGCAGGGGGAAAAGCGTTTTGCCGGTGAAGAAGAAGGCTATATTTATTCCCGTCTGGGCAATCCAACAGTAAAGATGCTGGAAGAAAGAATGGCCGCCCTTGAAAAGGGAGAAGCTGCCCTTGCTTTTGGTTCGGGCATGGCCGCGGTTTCAGCTGTTCTGTTTGCTTTAACCAAAACAGGTGATCATATCTTATGTTCACAGGGAGTGTATGGTTGTACATTTGGACTCCTGGAGATGATGGAGGAAAAATATAAAATTAGCCATGATTATTCAGCTATGGAATCAAAGCAGCAGCTGCTTGATCAAATAAAGCCTGAGACTGTCTGTATATATGTTGAAACTCCAATAAATCCAACAATGAAATTGGTGGATTTGAAGATGGTTGCAGAAGTAGGGAGGGAGAAAGGAATTCCAGTTGTGGTTGATAATACTTTCTGTTCTCCATATTTACAGAACCCGATTGAGCTGGGATGCGATATTGTCATTCATAGTGCGACAAAATACATCGGGGGTCATGGTGACGTAATTGCCGGCCTTGTTGTAGGTAGCAAAGAATTTTTGGATGAAGTAAGGATGACTACTCAAAAAGACATTGGGGGCATTATTTCACCTTTTGATGCCTGGCTGCTGCTGCGCGGCTTGAAAACACTTGCAGTCAGACTTGACAGGCACTGTGATAATGCTGAACAGCTTGCATCATACTTATTGGCGCATCCAAAAGTGGAAAAAGTTTATTTTCCCGGAGACAGCAGTAATACAGATTTTGATATTGCGCAAAAACAAATGAGAAAGCCGGGCGGAATGATTTCCTTTACTCTAAAAGGAGATAAAGAGACTGCTCAGGAATTTATGAACAGGCTGAATCTAATAAAAATTGCCGTGAGCCTTGGAGATGCAGAGACATTAATTCAGCACCCTGCAACTATGACGCATGCAGTAGTTCCAAAAGAATTCCGTGAGAAAATGGGCATTGAAGATACATTGCTGAGGCTTTCAGTCGGCCTCGAATCATGGGAAGATATCAGGGATGATCTGTCCCAGGCTCTTGAAGAAGTCTGA
- a CDS encoding sensor domain-containing diguanylate cyclase, whose translation MDTLERQIILNLKSRFFDIIDTENGFFHYEKLLNEMLSAIQALTEADEITLCVFNEWKQEFFAEASTNPEALDSRVFSGDLKRWAKTNSEFQKLGTEITEEQIMIPLVKGNKLLGCMILTGASGCFHTYPEKVFQELSEECGQFLDKAQGMAKIASEEKRYKQLYRVTEKFHSSMDMDMVLGEIIFTLQEMYPTFTYYLLLSQDNNNHGDLPIRDLEYDSENIAAMQAYVTGAVQFEDSLQEVRSILYAPLKGKQGVYGVLQVIAPNTIIFPKNEIEFITLLANTAGSALENAQLYQQSKRLIADLQLINETSHRLNSNLRLTETMNFMSDQILQSFDAEEAGFILISADASDVNIIQGSTEFFHTKEAESYIQYMKEKIIREKESLFIGDFSLQSEGAAGCYKSIMAVPMTQSGVLKGFALVLHSSPYHFSFETFKLLQSLIHHSTLAFTNSMLREELEKMVVTDHLTKLYSRSYLDDRIHQSMNEDHEGTFMLVDIDDFKLINDTYGHQVGDEIIIQVANLINSNIRGTDIGARWGGEELALYLPGVSLSAGALIAERLVRKVCQITDPKVTISCGVSHWSRGNIDSYAALFKRADRALYTAKNTGKNKVVLESAADTFI comes from the coding sequence ATGGATACACTTGAACGCCAAATCATACTTAATTTAAAAAGCCGATTTTTTGATATTATTGATACGGAGAACGGTTTCTTTCATTATGAAAAATTACTGAATGAAATGCTTTCTGCCATTCAAGCCCTTACCGAAGCGGATGAAATAACTCTCTGCGTTTTTAATGAATGGAAGCAGGAGTTTTTTGCAGAAGCTTCCACAAATCCGGAGGCTTTAGATTCACGTGTTTTTTCAGGTGATTTAAAAAGATGGGCTAAAACAAACAGTGAGTTCCAGAAGTTAGGCACGGAGATTACGGAAGAACAAATCATGATTCCTCTTGTAAAAGGAAACAAGCTGCTGGGCTGCATGATTCTAACAGGGGCATCAGGCTGTTTTCACACTTATCCAGAAAAAGTTTTTCAGGAACTTAGCGAAGAATGCGGGCAATTTCTTGATAAAGCTCAGGGTATGGCCAAAATTGCTTCTGAAGAGAAACGCTATAAACAGCTGTACCGCGTTACTGAGAAATTCCATTCTTCAATGGATATGGACATGGTACTGGGGGAAATTATCTTTACTCTCCAGGAAATGTACCCCACTTTTACCTATTATCTTCTGCTGTCGCAGGATAATAATAATCATGGTGATCTGCCTATTAGAGATCTTGAATATGACAGCGAAAACATCGCGGCCATGCAGGCTTATGTCACGGGGGCTGTTCAATTTGAAGATTCCCTGCAGGAAGTTCGCTCTATTCTGTATGCTCCCTTAAAAGGGAAACAGGGGGTTTATGGCGTGCTTCAGGTTATTGCACCTAATACCATCATATTCCCTAAAAATGAAATTGAATTTATAACGCTTCTGGCCAATACTGCAGGCAGTGCCCTGGAGAATGCACAGCTTTACCAGCAATCCAAGCGGCTTATAGCGGATCTTCAATTAATTAATGAAACATCCCATCGCCTGAACTCGAATTTGCGCCTTACAGAAACGATGAACTTTATGTCAGATCAGATTCTGCAGTCCTTTGATGCTGAAGAAGCCGGTTTCATCCTGATATCTGCTGATGCTTCTGATGTGAATATAATTCAGGGCAGTACTGAATTTTTTCATACCAAAGAGGCAGAAAGCTATATCCAGTATATGAAGGAAAAGATCATCAGGGAGAAAGAGTCTCTTTTTATTGGGGATTTTTCTTTACAGTCCGAGGGAGCGGCGGGCTGCTATAAATCCATTATGGCGGTTCCGATGACCCAGTCTGGAGTATTAAAGGGATTTGCGCTTGTCTTGCACAGTTCTCCTTATCATTTTTCATTTGAAACATTCAAGCTGCTGCAATCATTGATTCATCATTCCACCCTTGCCTTTACCAATTCAATGCTGAGAGAAGAGCTCGAAAAGATGGTTGTAACGGATCACTTAACAAAGCTTTATTCACGAAGCTATCTGGATGATCGCATACATCAGTCCATGAATGAAGATCATGAAGGAACCTTTATGCTGGTTGATATAGATGATTTTAAATTGATCAATGATACATACGGACATCAGGTAGGCGATGAAATCATTATTCAAGTCGCCAATTTAATTAACAGCAATATTCGCGGCACTGATATAGGAGCAAGATGGGGCGGTGAGGAGCTGGCTCTTTACCTGCCCGGTGTATCATTGTCAGCGGGTGCTCTTATTGCTGAGCGGCTTGTCAGAAAGGTATGCCAGATTACAGATCCCAAAGTAACCATTTCTTGCGGAGTTTCGCATTGGAGCAGGGGAAATATAGATTCATATGCTGCGCTTTTTAAGCGGGCTGACAGGGCTTTATATACTGCCAAGAATACAGGTAAAAATAAAGTGGTACTTGAGTCGGCAGCAGATACATTTATATAG
- the rpsD gene encoding 30S ribosomal protein S4, with the protein MARYTGPSWKLSRRLGISLSGTGKELEKRPYAPGQHGPNQRKKISEYGLQLQEKQKLRHMYGVNERQFRNLFDKAGKMPGKHGENFMILLESRLDNVVYRLGLARTRRQARQLVNHGHIMVDGSRVDIPSYRVAPGQTITLREKSRNLDIVKEAIEVNNFVPDFVSFDADKLEGTFTRMPERSELPAEINESLIVEFYSR; encoded by the coding sequence ATGGCTCGTTATACTGGTCCAAGCTGGAAATTATCCCGTCGTCTTGGAATCTCTCTAAGCGGTACTGGAAAAGAATTAGAAAAGCGTCCTTACGCTCCTGGACAACATGGTCCAAACCAGCGCAAGAAAATCTCTGAATACGGATTACAATTGCAGGAGAAGCAAAAGCTTCGTCACATGTACGGAGTAAATGAGCGTCAATTCCGCAATTTATTCGATAAAGCTGGCAAAATGCCTGGTAAGCACGGTGAAAACTTCATGATTCTTCTTGAATCACGCCTTGACAACGTTGTTTACCGTTTAGGTCTTGCACGCACTCGCCGTCAAGCTCGCCAGCTTGTTAACCACGGTCACATCATGGTTGATGGATCTCGTGTTGATATCCCATCATACCGCGTAGCACCTGGTCAAACAATTACACTTCGCGAAAAATCTCGCAACCTTGACATCGTTAAAGAAGCAATCGAAGTTAACAACTTCGTACCTGACTTCGTATCTTTCGATGCAGACAAGCTAGAAGGAACTTTCACTCGTATGCCTGAGCGTTCTGAACTTCCAGCTGAAATCAACGAATCTCTAATCGTTGAATTCTACTCTCGTTAA
- the tyrS gene encoding tyrosine--tRNA ligase, which produces MSLIEDLQWRGIVYQQTDEEGIQNTLGKEKISLYCGVDPTADSMHIGHLLPFLTLRRFQKEGHRPIVLVGGATGLIGDPSGKSEERKLQTLETVQHNVDCIKGQLKRIFDFESENGAIMVNNYDWAGSMDIVTFLRDFGKHVGVNYMLAKDTISSRLETGISFTEFTYTILQAMDFLHLFENHNCKMQIGGSDQWGNITTGLELIRKMAPEGSKAYGLTIPLVTKADGTKFGKTESGAIWLDPEKTSPYEFYQFWINTADADVIKYLKFFTFLSREEIENLEKAVQEEPHLRKAQKALAEEMTRLIHGNEALEQAIKITAALFSGDIKNLSASEIKQGFKDVPSYEHSEGEELGIVDLLVAAKISPSKRQAREDVTNGAVSVNGERVTELDYTLTDKDKIEGQFTVIRRGKKKYFLIKY; this is translated from the coding sequence ATGAGCTTAATTGAAGATCTGCAATGGAGAGGAATTGTTTATCAGCAGACAGATGAAGAGGGTATTCAAAATACTCTTGGGAAAGAGAAGATTTCTTTGTACTGCGGTGTTGACCCTACTGCTGACAGCATGCATATCGGACACCTGCTTCCATTTTTAACGTTAAGACGTTTTCAAAAAGAAGGCCACCGTCCAATTGTTCTTGTTGGCGGAGCTACTGGACTTATTGGTGATCCAAGCGGCAAAAGCGAGGAAAGGAAGCTGCAGACTCTTGAAACAGTACAGCATAATGTGGACTGCATAAAGGGCCAGCTGAAAAGAATTTTTGATTTTGAAAGTGAAAACGGTGCAATTATGGTTAACAATTACGATTGGGCAGGCTCCATGGATATCGTTACGTTCCTGCGTGATTTTGGAAAACATGTCGGAGTCAATTACATGCTCGCTAAAGACACCATTTCTTCCAGGCTGGAAACAGGGATTTCCTTTACGGAATTCACTTATACCATCCTGCAGGCAATGGATTTCCTTCATTTATTTGAAAACCATAATTGTAAGATGCAAATTGGCGGAAGTGATCAGTGGGGAAATATTACAACCGGGCTTGAGCTTATCCGCAAAATGGCGCCTGAAGGTTCCAAGGCTTACGGCCTGACAATTCCTCTTGTAACGAAAGCGGATGGAACAAAGTTCGGCAAAACGGAAAGTGGCGCAATCTGGCTTGATCCTGAGAAAACATCTCCTTATGAGTTTTACCAATTCTGGATTAACACAGCAGATGCGGATGTAATCAAATACCTTAAATTCTTTACCTTCTTATCCCGTGAAGAAATTGAAAATCTTGAAAAAGCTGTTCAGGAAGAACCGCATCTCCGCAAAGCCCAAAAAGCACTTGCTGAAGAAATGACGCGTCTGATTCATGGAAATGAAGCATTAGAACAGGCTATCAAAATTACAGCTGCCCTATTTAGCGGAGATATAAAAAATCTTTCGGCTTCAGAGATTAAACAAGGCTTTAAAGATGTTCCATCTTATGAGCATTCTGAAGGAGAGGAATTGGGCATAGTTGACTTGCTTGTGGCTGCCAAAATCTCTCCATCCAAACGCCAGGCGCGTGAAGATGTGACGAATGGCGCTGTTTCTGTAAACGGAGAACGCGTAACAGAGCTTGATTACACTCTAACTGATAAAGACAAGATCGAAGGTCAATTTACTGTCATTCGCCGCGGAAAGAAGAAATATTTCCTGATTAAATACTAA